The sequence TTACCACTTTAGGGGCAAAGCAGGAGAGTTCACCACCTGCCCGTGCCAGTTCCCGCACCAGTGAGGAACTGAGGTAAAAATACCTTTCCGATGGGACAAAGAACACCGCCTCCACATCCTCTGCCAGTTTGCGGTTGGTCAGCGCCATCTGAAACT is a genomic window of candidate division WOR-3 bacterium containing:
- a CDS encoding pantetheine-phosphate adenylyltransferase; the protein is FQMALTNRKLAEDVEAVFFVPSERYFYLSSSLVRELARAGGELSCFAPKVVIEALKRKLGR